One Prolixibacteraceae bacterium DNA segment encodes these proteins:
- the speA gene encoding biosynthetic arginine decarboxylase, with translation MRKWNVEDSLELYNMQGWGINYFSINEKGNVQVTPSRDGRAIDLKELLDELQMRDVATPVLLRFPDILDSRIEEMYRCFRQASVENHYQANAYTIFPIKVNQMQPVVEELVSHGKKFNIGLEAGSKPELHAVIANNTDTDSLIVCNGYKDEDYIELALLAQKMGRRIFIVVEKLNELKLIAEVSERLHVRPNIGIRIKLSSSGSGKWESSGGDSSKFGLNTSELMDAVSILEQNDLVDCFKLIHFHIGSQVNKIRRIKIALKEAAQFYVQLRKMGIGVEYVDIGGGLGVDYDGTRSSNSDSSVNYSIQEYVNDAVYAMVDASDKNELPHPNIITESGRSLTAHHSVLIFDVLESTSLPKWNKEEVLSDEIHENVRDLCNILNKLSQPHLLEDWHDALQIREESLNLFSLGLLDIKERALVERLFWSIAREVVKMSQRLKHIPNELEGLPQRLADKYFCNFSLFQSLPDSWAIDQLFPIVPIQRHTENPDNYATIQDITCDSDGKIDNFIVTTNSSQTLPVHSLKEGENYYIGVFLVGAYQEILGDLHNLFGDTNAVHISLTDEAYSIDQIIDGETVAEVLDYAQYNPKKLVRAVETWVTSSVKSGRITAKEGREFLAIYRSGLYGYTYLEKE, from the coding sequence ATGAGAAAGTGGAATGTGGAGGATTCACTAGAACTGTATAATATGCAGGGCTGGGGTATTAACTATTTTTCGATCAACGAAAAAGGAAATGTACAGGTAACTCCGAGTAGAGATGGGCGAGCCATCGACCTGAAGGAGTTGCTCGATGAGTTGCAGATGAGAGATGTCGCTACTCCTGTGCTATTGCGTTTCCCAGATATTCTAGATAGTCGTATAGAGGAGATGTACCGATGTTTTCGTCAAGCCTCTGTAGAGAACCACTATCAAGCGAACGCTTATACTATCTTCCCTATAAAGGTGAATCAGATGCAGCCTGTCGTAGAGGAGTTGGTTTCCCATGGAAAGAAATTTAATATAGGTCTAGAGGCTGGTTCTAAACCAGAACTACATGCCGTTATTGCAAATAATACCGACACCGACTCTTTGATTGTCTGTAATGGTTATAAAGACGAAGACTATATCGAATTGGCACTTCTTGCCCAAAAGATGGGCCGCCGTATCTTTATCGTGGTAGAGAAACTCAATGAACTGAAGCTGATTGCCGAAGTTTCCGAAAGACTTCATGTTCGACCTAATATAGGTATCCGAATAAAACTCTCCAGCTCTGGTAGTGGAAAATGGGAGAGCTCTGGTGGCGACTCTAGTAAATTCGGTTTGAATACTAGTGAGTTGATGGATGCTGTCTCTATTTTGGAACAGAATGATTTAGTGGACTGTTTTAAGTTGATCCATTTTCATATTGGAAGCCAAGTAAATAAGATTCGTCGTATTAAAATAGCCCTTAAAGAGGCTGCCCAATTCTATGTGCAACTTCGAAAGATGGGTATCGGGGTAGAGTATGTTGACATCGGAGGGGGGCTAGGAGTGGACTACGATGGGACACGCTCTTCAAACTCTGATAGCAGTGTAAACTATAGCATTCAGGAGTATGTGAATGATGCAGTGTATGCGATGGTCGATGCCAGCGATAAAAACGAATTGCCTCATCCGAATATCATCACCGAATCAGGACGCTCCTTAACAGCACACCACTCTGTGTTGATCTTTGACGTACTAGAATCCACTTCACTGCCTAAATGGAACAAAGAGGAGGTGCTGTCAGATGAGATACATGAAAATGTTAGAGACCTTTGTAATATTCTAAACAAGCTTTCACAGCCACACCTCTTAGAGGATTGGCATGATGCCTTACAAATTAGAGAAGAGTCGTTAAATCTGTTTAGCTTAGGATTGTTGGATATCAAAGAGAGAGCTTTGGTTGAACGTCTTTTTTGGTCTATTGCTAGAGAGGTGGTGAAGATGTCTCAACGACTGAAACATATTCCAAACGAACTAGAGGGCCTTCCTCAGCGTTTGGCTGATAAGTACTTCTGTAACTTCTCTCTTTTTCAGTCTCTTCCTGATTCATGGGCCATAGACCAGTTGTTTCCTATTGTCCCTATTCAACGTCATACGGAGAATCCAGATAACTATGCTACCATTCAGGATATCACTTGCGATTCGGATGGTAAGATTGATAACTTTATCGTCACCACCAACTCCTCTCAGACCTTGCCTGTGCACTCTTTGAAGGAGGGGGAGAACTACTATATTGGTGTATTTCTAGTAGGGGCTTACCAGGAGATTCTAGGAGATCTTCATAACCTCTTTGGCGACACCAATGCGGTGCATATCTCTCTTACGGACGAAGCTTATTCTATTGATCAAATTATCGATGGAGAGACAGTTGCTGAGGTGTTGGATTATGCCCAATACAACCCAAAAAAACTCGTCAGAGCAGTGGAGACTTGGGTAACTTCTTCTGTCAAGTCAGGTCGAATCACGGCAAAAGAGGGGCGTGAGTTTCTTGCCATATATCGATCAGGTCTTTATGGCTACACCTACCTTGAAAAAGAGTGA
- a CDS encoding CPBP family intramembrane metalloprotease, whose amino-acid sequence MTQQKQFYPNIWASLFIIALYTFIQAAIELPIALYDLNHKTAYLNNPLISYPIFIGSTLFILYYGYKNSGFSFKEVFPFKMFPIWILLPFVLMDVSLQYFMNDVNLWVNSILPVPDWFNQLFARIFERAPSQWMGVAKVVVIGPIIEELIFRGIVMNGFLRNYSKTKAILISAILFGFFHMNPWQLLPASILGVVLGMLRAQTGSIWAAIAGHSIHNGLVYLSIVYYKELSSISILTKSAQNNIIHTFVICLMLLTIIFATRKNNQLSWFKRPTQ is encoded by the coding sequence ATGACGCAACAAAAGCAGTTCTATCCCAATATATGGGCCTCTTTATTTATTATTGCCCTCTATACTTTTATTCAAGCAGCAATAGAATTGCCTATTGCATTATACGATTTGAACCACAAAACGGCATATTTAAACAATCCACTGATAAGCTATCCTATCTTTATCGGTTCGACTCTTTTTATACTCTATTATGGTTATAAAAACTCGGGCTTTTCATTCAAGGAGGTATTTCCGTTCAAAATGTTTCCGATATGGATTTTGCTGCCTTTTGTATTGATGGATGTCTCGCTTCAATATTTTATGAACGATGTTAATCTATGGGTGAATAGTATTCTTCCTGTTCCTGACTGGTTTAACCAACTGTTTGCACGTATTTTTGAGAGGGCTCCTTCTCAATGGATGGGAGTAGCCAAAGTGGTGGTGATAGGGCCCATTATTGAGGAACTTATCTTTAGGGGCATTGTGATGAATGGTTTTCTACGCAACTACTCTAAGACAAAGGCAATCTTGATATCTGCCATTCTATTTGGTTTTTTCCATATGAATCCGTGGCAACTACTTCCTGCATCTATTCTAGGAGTGGTGTTAGGAATGTTACGAGCCCAGACAGGATCTATATGGGCAGCCATCGCTGGACATAGTATCCACAACGGATTGGTATATCTATCGATTGTCTATTATAAAGAGTTGTCTTCCATCTCGATACTCACAAAATCGGCACAAAATAATATCATCCATACTTTTGTCATCTGTTTGATGCTTCTAACCATTATATTTGCAACTAGAAAAAACAATCAACTAAGTTGGTTTAAGAGACCGACACAATAA
- a CDS encoding TIGR00366 family protein: protein MLKKIPHTYVIIFGIILFSAVMTWIVPGGEYNREVIDVNGVQREVVVNNSFHYTDSQPQTWQVFSSFFQGFTNAADIIAFILIIGGAFWIINDSKSIDVGITSFLDSLKRFEHIGWIRKIGVDNIIFVMIMLLFSIFGAVFGMSEETIAFIIIFVPLSIKMGYDSILGVALCFVAAGLGFAGAILNPFTIGIAQGLSNLPLFSGIEYRLFCWVVINLVGFTFILRYANKIKKSPKSSLVYEEDQYWRDKKDASEDTIEQYVPKAAYVVYALISAFLVATSFQHPTTVLKIGQSEITLYAFPILSVLFIVLGGLSLRKTVHYFVLNILFFTILLLIVGVMGYGWYVGEIASLFLAMGIFGGIAAGNNGNKITKLFIEGAADILSAALVVGLAGGIIVILRQGLIIDTILHSISTAMNDMGKVSSVGMMYFFQSCLNIIIPSGSGKAALTMPMMAQFSDLIGISRQATVMAFQFGDGFTNMITPTSGILVGVLGVAKIPFPKWVKWITPLMVILILIGFLLLIPTVTMTLNGF from the coding sequence ATGCTTAAGAAAATACCCCACACCTATGTGATCATTTTTGGTATTATACTATTTTCCGCTGTGATGACATGGATAGTCCCAGGCGGGGAGTACAACAGAGAGGTCATCGATGTGAATGGTGTGCAACGTGAGGTAGTTGTAAACAACTCTTTTCACTATACGGATAGCCAACCCCAGACATGGCAAGTGTTCTCCTCTTTCTTTCAAGGTTTCACCAATGCTGCGGATATCATTGCCTTTATCCTGATTATTGGCGGGGCTTTTTGGATTATCAACGACAGCAAATCGATTGATGTAGGGATTACCTCTTTCTTAGACTCTTTAAAACGATTCGAACATATTGGATGGATACGAAAGATTGGCGTAGACAACATCATCTTTGTGATGATTATGTTGCTATTTAGCATCTTTGGGGCCGTCTTCGGGATGAGTGAGGAGACCATCGCCTTTATCATCATCTTCGTACCGCTCTCTATCAAGATGGGCTACGACTCAATTCTTGGAGTCGCTCTCTGTTTTGTGGCAGCAGGATTGGGATTTGCAGGAGCAATCCTCAACCCTTTTACCATCGGTATTGCCCAAGGGCTATCGAATCTTCCACTCTTTAGTGGGATTGAGTATCGTCTGTTTTGTTGGGTCGTAATCAACTTGGTAGGCTTTACATTTATTCTTCGTTATGCCAACAAGATTAAGAAGAGTCCTAAGAGCTCTTTGGTATACGAGGAGGATCAATACTGGAGAGACAAGAAGGATGCAAGCGAGGATACCATTGAACAGTATGTTCCCAAAGCAGCTTATGTGGTATATGCACTGATTTCAGCCTTTCTTGTAGCGACTTCGTTCCAACACCCAACCACCGTGTTAAAGATAGGACAGTCGGAGATCACTCTTTATGCATTTCCTATTCTCTCTGTGCTATTCATTGTATTGGGTGGACTCTCATTAAGGAAGACCGTACACTATTTTGTATTGAACATCCTATTCTTTACTATTCTTCTATTGATCGTTGGCGTGATGGGATATGGCTGGTATGTAGGAGAGATCGCCTCTCTATTCCTTGCCATGGGTATCTTCGGTGGGATTGCCGCAGGAAACAACGGAAACAAGATCACCAAACTATTTATCGAGGGCGCAGCAGATATTCTGTCGGCAGCATTAGTCGTTGGTTTGGCAGGTGGGATCATCGTAATCTTAAGACAAGGGCTTATTATCGACACCATCTTGCATAGCATCTCTACCGCCATGAATGATATGGGGAAAGTATCTTCGGTTGGAATGATGTATTTCTTCCAGTCGTGTTTGAATATCATCATCCCTTCAGGCTCTGGAAAAGCAGCCCTTACGATGCCTATGATGGCACAGTTTTCGGACCTTATTGGAATCTCTAGACAGGCCACTGTAATGGCCTTTCAATTTGGAGATGGATTCACCAATATGATCACCCCAACCTCAGGTATTCTTGTGGGCGTACTAGGAGTGGCCAAAATTCCTTTCCCTAAATGGGTAAAGTGGATTACGCCACTGATGGTGATATTGATTTTGATCGGTTTTCTACTACTGATTCCAACAGTCACCATGACACTGAATGGATTTTAA